From the Eremothecium cymbalariae DBVPG#7215 chromosome 6, complete sequence genome, one window contains:
- the MSO1 gene encoding Mso1p (similar to Ashbya gossypii ABR115C), whose amino-acid sequence MATQSRSDIWNKFKSSTKSLSSSLSQLSIKAEKDGDTPTTTLIHRAFVKYYKKQEPFQGYPDWLGHTEDNSDEQTILSANNSSPGQSLGSADSGTRTTAGMAFQKIYNSVQAKKSFGDQTGNNSNSMRYNTVNSRSTGQLSGAGNHGATWGIQRQQTFGNDRSQSADVDNVVTSSQPAESRIQSQLMRERMKRSMTRRGTFEV is encoded by the coding sequence ATGGCAACACAGAGCCGTTCAGATATATGGAATAAATTCAAGTCTTCCACAAAgtctttatcatcttctttaTCGCAACTATCTATCAAAGCGGAGAAAGATGGAGATACACCTACGACTACTTTAATACACCGGGCATTTGTAAAGTACtacaagaaacaagaacCATTTCAAGGTTACCCAGATTGGTTGGGCCATACAGAGGATAATTCAGACGAACAGACAATACTAAGTGCGAACAACTCTAGCCCAGGACAATCGTTAGGTAGTGCAGACAGTGGCACTAGAACAACAGCTGGGATGGcctttcaaaaaatatacaatagTGTTCAAGCGAAAAAATCTTTCGGTGACCAAACTGGAAACAACAGTAATTCTATGAGGTATAACACTGTTAATTCACGTTCTACAGGCCAATTATCAGGCGCTGGGAACCATGGTGCAACGTGGGGTATTCAGCGTCAGCAAACATTCGGGAATGACAGGTCTCAATCTGCTGACGTAGATAATGTGGTGACCAGCAGTCAACCCGCGGAATCACGCATACAATCACAACTGATGCGTGAACgaatgaaaagaagcatGACCAGGCGTGGAACGTTTGAGGTATGA
- the OXP1 gene encoding 5-oxoprolinase (similar to Ashbya gossypii ABR114C) yields the protein MGGIRIAIDRGGTFTDCIGTRGSGKAEDDTIIKLLSVDPKNYPDAPLEGIRRLLEIFRKKKIPRGHQLDISDVESIRMGTTLATNCVLERNGEKCALVTTRGFKDALLIRDQTRPKIFDLAIRRSDVLYDSVVEIDERVTLEDYAEDPANQKSVASPHNHTYTGRSGEVVRVINKPNEADIRSVLQMLYATGIRSIAVAFLHSYTFPEHELLVEDIARDIGFTHISLSSKVSPMIKFVPRANSSVVDAYLTPVIRAYLDSIESGLQNSENTNMQFMQSDGGLVNSRNFSGLKAILSGPAGGVVGYSATCYDSNKIPLIGFDMGGTSTDVSRFGEGKLEHVFETTTAGIIIQSSQLDINTVAAGGSSRLFWENGLFRVGPESAAAEPGPTAYRKGGPLTITDANLVLDRLIPEFFPKIFGPDEDQSLDLEASIEGFRKLAEQINQDLGTSMTIDEVAYGFIKVANESMARPIRALTEAKGHIVSHHRLVSFGGAGGQHAIAVAEALGISTVLIHRYSSILSAYGMLLADVVEEAQEPCSYSLTEANIAGILGPKFEELTKRTKDKLIQQGFASTQILFDKYLNLRYEGTETSLMVLQKNPESWQFEDWFAELHKREFGFVFPNKHIIVDDIRVRATGKSNTREEESIAYQLANLTKITVKDDKISFFNNVYFEGGRIKTPVYRIDDLLVGSVVKGPAILADGTQTNIIPPNAETTILNSHIYVEISSKINENIGSSDRIDPVLLSIFSHRFMDIAEQMGIQLKKTSVSTNVKERLDFSCALFDSYGNLVANAPHVPVHLGSMSTCIAAQAKLLEGKLKPGDVIITNHPDIGGTHLPDITIITPAFSSDNTEIVFYVASRAHHADIGGTLPGSIPPNSTELYEEGAAIYSELVVKSGVFDEALLKKLFYEDPAKYPGCSGSRCLSDNISDIKAQIAANNKGIQLINNLISDLGLDVVMTYMKAIQSNSSITVKKMFKKIVGHFGRNEFAHEDYMDDGSVIKLKISLNIEREEYLFDFNGTSPQVNGNLNAPIAITNSAILYCLRCLVDEEIPLNQGCLQPITVKIPEGTLLSPTKGVAVVGGNVMTSQRVTDVILKAFNVMADSQGDCNNFTFGTGGKDPITGEIQQGFGYYETIGGGHGAGGDSWRGIGWNGAHAVHTNMTNTRMTDVEILERRYPVILREFSIRHGSGGRGTYSGGNGITRDIEFRIPIQASILSERRVNQPHGLNGGEDGERGLNLWIRKDNGAIINIGGRGTVNANPGDRIIIQTPGGGGYGPPPHPTTKRSF from the coding sequence ATGGGTGGTATTAGGATCGCAATAGATCGGGGTGGTACCTTCACCGATTGCATTGGAACTCGTGGGTCTGGGAAGGCTGAAGATGATACAATTATCAAGTTGTTATCTGTTGATCCAAAAAATTATCCTGATGCCCCCTTAGAGGGCATCAGGCGTTTATTGGAGATCTTtaggaagaagaagatacCCCGAGGGCACCAACTTGATATATCAGATGTGGAGAGTATTCGAATGGGTACAACTTTAGCTACAAATTGTGTTTTGGAGCGGAATGGGGAGAAATGCGCACTTGTGACTACTAGAGGGTTTAAAGATGCACTTCTTATTAGGGATCAGACGAGACCAAAAATCTTTGATCTGGCTATTCGTAGGTCAGATGTGCTGTATGATTCCGTGGTGGAAATTGACGAAAGAGTGACCTTGGAAGATTATGCAGAGGATCCAGCTAATCAGAAGTCAGTTGCTTCTCCTCATAATCACACATATACAGGAAGATCGGGTGAAGTGGTAAGAGTCATAAATAAACCCAATGAAGCAGACATTCGCTCAGTTTTACAAATGTTATATGCTACTGGTATTCGTTCTATAGCAGTAGCTTTTTTACACTCTTACACGTTTCCTGAACATGAACTCCTAGTTGAGGATATTGCGAGAGATATTGGTTTCACTCATATTTCGTTGTCTTCTAAAGTATCTCCAATGATTAAATTTGTACCAAGGGCCAACTCTTCAGTTGTGGATGCCTACTTGACTCCTGTAATTAGGGCGTACCTTGATAGCATTGAATCTGGACTGCAGAATAGTGAAAATACCAATATGCAATTTATGCAATCTGATGGCGGGCTAGTAAATTCTCGTAATTTTTCAGGTTTGAAGGCAATATTGTCTGGCCCTGCTGGCGGAGTCGTAGGTTATTCAGCAACTTGCTACGATTCCAATAAAATTCCATTGATAGGGTTTGATATGGGTGGAACATCCACGGATGTTTCCAGATTTGGTGAAGGAAAGCTGGAACATGTGTTTGAgacaacaacagcaggtATTATCATTCAATCATCTCAATTGGATATTAATACAGTCGCTGCAGGCGGCTCTTCTAGGCTGTTTTGGGAAAATGGGTTGTTTAGAGTAGGCCCAGAAtccgctgctgctgaacCTGGCCCAACTGCCTACCGAAAAGGTGGACCACTAACAATTACGGATGCTAATCTGGTACTGGACAGACTGATTCCGGAGTTCTTCCCTAAGATATTTGGCCCCGATGAAGATCAGTCGTTGGATTTAGAGGCAAGCATAGAAGGTTTTAGGAAATTAGCTGAACAAATAAATCAGGATTTGGGTACTAGTATGACTATTGATGAAGTGGCGTACGGGTTTATCAAAGTTGCAAATGAATCTATGGCTAGACCTATTAGGGCTTTGACTGAAGCCAAAGGACATATTGTATCCCATCATAGGCTGGTTTCGTTTGGGGGAGCTGGTGGTCAACATGCAATCGCTGTCGCAGAGGCTTTGGGAATAAGTACTGTTTTAATTCATAGGTATTCGTCTATTTTATCGGCGTACGGAATGCTTTTAGCTGATGTAGTAGAGGAAGCTCAGGAACCTTGTTCTTACAGTTTAACTGAAGCAAATATAGCAGGTATATTAGGCCCcaaatttgaagagttgACAAAGAGAACTAAGGATAAATTGATACAACAAGGCTTTGCTTCTACACAAATTCTATTtgacaaatatttgaatttgagATATGAAGGTACTGAAACCAGCCTGATGGTTCTACAAAAGAACCCAGAAAGTTGGCAGTTTGAGGATTGGTTTGCAGAACTTCACAAACGTGAATTTGGATTCGTTTTCCCCAATAAGCATATaattgttgatgatataaGGGTTCGTGCAACCGGTAAATCTAATACCAGAGAGGAGGAATCTATTGCTTACCAGTTGGCAAATCTTACAAAGATTACTGTCAAGGATGATAAAATATCCTTCTTTAATAACGTATACTTTGAAGGTGGCCGTATAAAGACGCCAGTATACAGAATTGATGATTTATTGGTCGGTAGCGTTGTTAAAGGTCCTGCAATTTTAGCAGATGGTACCCAAACAAATATTATCCCTCCAAATGCTGAAACTACAATCCTGAACTCTCATATTTATGTCGAAATTTCTTCTAAAATCAACGAGAATATTGGTAGCAGCGATAGAATTGATCCTGTGCTGCTTTCTATATTTAGTCATAGATTTATGGATATTGCCGAACAAATGGGAATCCAGTTAAAGAAAACCTCTGTATCTACCAATGTTAAAGAGCGATTAGACTTTTCTTGCGCCTTATTTGACTCATATGGTAATTTGGTTGCTAACGCGCCACATGTTCCTGTCCATCTAGGCTCCATGTCTACGTGCATAGCTGCTCAAGCAAAACTTTTGGAGGGCAAGTTGAAACCTGGTGATGTTATAATTACCAACCATCCGGATATTGGCGGTACTCACTTGCCTGATATTACAATTATAACGCCAGCATTTTCTTCGGACAATACTGAAATAGTATTTTATGTAGCTTCCAGAGCACATCATGCAGATATTGGTGGTACATTACCGGGGTCAATCCCACCAAATTCTACAGAATTGTACGAAGAAGGTGCAGCAATATACTCAGAATTAGTAGTTAAGAGTGGAGTTTTTGATGAAGCATTGCTCAAGAAGTTATTTTATGAGGATCCTGCCAAATACCCAGGATGCTCTGGATCAAGATGCTTATCTGATAACATAAGTGATATTAAGGCCCAAATTGCAGCGAATAATAAAGGGATTCAGCTAATCAATAACTTAATTAGTGACCTTGGTTTGGATGTTGTGATGACATATATGAAGGCTATTCAATCCAATTCCTCCATCACAGTCAAGAAAATGTTTAAGAAAATTGTCGGTCATTTTGGCCGCAATGAATTTGCTCATGAAGATTACATGGACGATGGATCTGTCATAAAGTTGAAGATAAGTTTAAATATCGAAAGGGAAGAATACTTATTCGATTTCAACGGAACTTCTCCTCAGGTAAATGGTAATTTGAACGCGCCTATAGCTATCACGAATTCAGcaatattatattgttTACGGTGCCTGGTTGATGAGGAAATCCCTTTAAATCAGGGCTGTCTCCAACCAATTACAGTTAAAATCCCAGAAGGTACCCTGCTCTCTCCTACTAAGGGAGTTGCTGTGGTAGGTGGTAACGTTATGACTTCCCAAAGAGTCACAGATGTGATATTGAAAGCCTTCAACGTGATGGCTGACTCACAAGGCGACTGCAATAACTTTACCTTTGGAACAGGAGGTAAAGATCCGATTACTGGAGAAATTCAACAAGGTTTTGGTTATTATGAAACCATTGGTGGCGGTCATGGAGCCGGCGGGGATTCTTGGCGCGGTATTGGATGGAATGGTGCGCATGCTGTCCATACCAATATGACAAACACCAGAATGACTGATGTAGAAATTCTTGAAAGGCGCTATCCTGTGATCTTAAGGGAATTCTCAATTAGACACGGTTCAGGAGGCAGGGGTACTTATTCAGGCGGCAATGGTATAACCCGGGACATCGAATTTAGAATTCCTATCCAAGCGTCTATTCTGTCAGAACGTCGTGTCAATCAGCCACATGGACTAAATGGCGGAGAAGATGGTGAGAGAGGTCTCAATCTTTGGATTCGTAAAGATAATGGTgccattattaatattggTGGCAGAGGGACTGTGAACGCGAATCCAGGAGATCGTATTATCATCCAAACCCCCGGAGGGGGAGGATATGGCCCTCCACCCCACCCAACAACTAAGCGGTCTTTCTAG
- the DAD1 gene encoding Dad1p (similar to Ashbya gossypii AAR185W) yields the protein MKHLKSNNQRIHKKGTPQYQFQVDLPMSKDAAIGEVSESDKYFMEQRDLLLQDINNTTDSILNHLNGLNISLENSIAVGKEFESVSELWKLFYDGLANGNGVGASSSVPNTSSQDIEADPTSESNKQTDDSENRSP from the coding sequence ATGAAACATCTAAAGTCTAATAATCAAAGAATTCACAAGAAAGGGACACCTCAATACCAATTCCAAGTTGATTTACCAATGTCTAAAGATGCTGCTATCGGCGAGGTATCAGAATCCGATAAATACTTCATGGAACAAAGAGATTTGCTCCTAcaagatattaataatacGACAGATTCTATTTTAAATCATTTAAATGGGCTCAATATATCATTAGAGAATTCCATTGCAGTTGGAAAGGAGTTTGAGAGTGTTTCGGAGCTTTGGAAATTGTTTTACGATGGTCTGGCAAACGGTAATGGGGTTGGAGCTTCTAGTAGTGTCCCTAATACATCTTCGCAGGATATAGAAGCAGATCCGACGTCTGAAAGCAATAAACAAACAGATGACAGTGAGAATAGAAGCCCTTGA